The genome window ATTTTAGATTCGATTGCACAGATTTGGCAAAATAAAAAGATCCAAATATTATACTGGTGATTCCTAATCCTGCCATGATCGCAATATGAATCATGGGGTATTCTAACTTCATTAAATCGAGTGAATACAGGTAAAGAAATGTAGAAAGGAGTATGAATGGTAATAGTCCAACAGAAATAGATACAGATAGAACTCTTCGGAAGATCGAAAATTGTATCGGAATCCGATTCTCCTCAATGTCAGAGAATTGTCGCTTCGTCAAGAGAGGAGCTATTCTATCTTCTGTCATAAAATAAAATACTACAATACATATTGGTAATGCTGCAATCTCGGATAGAATAAAAGGTAAAAAATCGAAGTCTTTGAAATCAATAAGAAAGGAAGCAAAGAAATAAGAAAAAGCAACCATCAATGTCAACCTTAGAGCGACAACTATGGCTTCAACTTTAGGATAAAGTAATAATTTATTTTGTAGAGTTATTATTTCCTGAGAATTCAATTCTGAAATACGATTAGACAATTTCAGTAACGGAACTAAATATATAACGCGAGCAATGATTGCTACATTGAATGCAATGATTGTTGCAACGGTTGAAGTAGCAACAAACAAGATAGCTTGCTCTAAAGTAAAAAGACAAGATAAACAGATATAATAGGCGACGCATGGAAGTGGTAAGAGATAGAAAAATAATTCCAAATTCATGGTCAGGAGCCAAAAGAATTTATTTTGATTGATTTGCATAGTTATCACAAAGTATCTAGTTTCGATAATTCAATCACAATGTTGTAAAAATTAAATTACCTTGCATTACCTAACACAGTTCGAAACATACCCAATAAACTGGAAACATTTTTTCCGATTTTAGATAAATATTTTTTTATAACATTAATTTGTGTAAAAATTAGGCGAATCTTTTTTTATATTTTGAATCATATGCAATTAATTCATTTTTTGGGAATCAAGTTATACTTTGCAGGATTTTAATTCATCTTTTTGGAGTGAATTTATAAATATTTTATTAACAAAACATTTGTCAGAATACTTCAGTAAATAATTTATTCTAATCTACCAAAGCAAAATATTTATCTCACTCGAGTGATTTCGAACTGGATCAAAAAAAACTATGCTCAGGTTTTGTCCGAGCATAGTGAGGTTAATCTCCAAATGATTGTATCTAGTAATCTAATTTAGATTTCATCAGAAATTCAGAATCCATGCATCTTAGGATTTATAGATATCTTCAATCAAAGATTGGTATTTTTCTGATATCACATGCCTTTTGATTGAGAGTTTTGCTGTAAGTTCATCACCAACTTCAAATGGTTTTGGCAATATTCTATAATCTACAATTTTTTCAAAAGATTTGAATCCGTTCTCTGTGCTGATCAATTCCTTTATCGAAGCTTTTAGCATTCGATTTACACTTGGATTTGACTTCAATTCATCCAAGTTATTTCCAAGCTCAATAAAGGCTTTCTCATTCAAAACGATCAATGCGGATAATGTTTTTTTATCTTGGCCAACCAACATGCATTGATCAATATATTCGGATTCGAGTAAGCGATTCTCAATTGGCGTCGGTTCTACATTTTCTCCGCCCATAAGCACGATTGTCTCCTTGGATCTACCAACAATTTTGATACAATTGTTGAATGTCATAATACCCAGATCACCTGTGTTAAACCATCCATCCTTAAGAACTTTAGCAGTTGCTTCCGGATTTTTATAATAGCCTTTCATAACTTGAGGACCTTTCACATGAACCTCACCTTTTCTTCCCATTCCATTAGCGCCAGGATAGATTTGCTCTTGATTGTTTATATCGATGATTTTGATATCTGTGTCTTTATAGATTGGTCCGACTGTACCAATAATTAATTTCTCAAAACTTCTTACAGATATAACAGGACATGTTTCCGTCAGTCCATATCCTTCCAATACAGGAATACCAATATTATTGAAGAATTCATCTATATGATACGGCAGAGCTCCGCCTCCAGACACAGATCCTCGTAAAGATCCACCTGTTGCGCTTCTTATCTTAGAAAGAACAATCGCATCCAGAATAAGATTTGGAAAAAATGCAATCAAAACTATTATAGAACAGTAAATCCCTCGAAAGAACGATAGAATTGGATTTCGATAGTTAATTTCCAATTCGAGACCTTTGACAAAGCGCAAGGCAGAATTGTATTTTTTGGATGTTGCGTAAGCAATTTGGAATAAAAACTTCCTGATAAAGGGTGCTTTTTCTAAATTCGCAATAATTCCGTGATAGATACTTTCCCATAATCTCGGTGCAGATGCCATAAAAGTTGGTTTTACAATATTTAAATCCTCTCTAAGATTTCGAATATTCGAATAGTATGTACAGCATCCACTGGAGATTGCGATCATTTCGAAAACTCTCTCGAAAATATGCCAAACTGGAAGAATGGAAAGTATTCTCTCATTTGAATCTATTTGGAAAGGAAGGTTTTGAATCTGAGACAATATATTTCCATGCGTCAACATAACGCCTTTGGGTGCCCCAGTTGTTCCAGAAGTATAGATTAAAGTAAATAGATCATCGGGAGTGCATTGCTTAATTCTTTCCTGAACTACAGGAAGCAATTTACTTCTTAGAATTTTTCCTTTTTCGATTAAATCATAAATATTTAGAACGCCTAGTAGAGCTTTGGATTCCTTCTCCATTAGAATTATTTTTTCTAAATTTGGAATTGACTTTTTATTTTTTTGTAACTTCTCCAAGACAGCAAGGTTTTCTACGAATGCAACCCTTATGTCTGCGTGTGGTATAATGTATTGGATGTCACCGTCAGTAACATCGGAACCTCGTGGAACATCAACAGCTCCGATCAACTGAATTGCCATATCCGTTACAATCCATTCGAACCGATTGTCCGCAAATACTGCCAGATGCTCGCGTGCACCAACACCAAGATCAATCAATGAAATTGCTAGATTTTCCGCCATTTCAAGTAAATCAGCGTAGGTAGTGAATTCAAATTCTTTGTTTTTATTTCGCGTTGCAAAAGCTGGCTTATCACCAAATTTTATTTTCGATTCATAAAACATTTCAGCTAAATTGTTCATTTTGTCCTCTAATTTCAAAAGTTAGATTTCAGTATAAATGAATAATTCTGAATATTCGACCTATCCTATAGGATGTTACTTAAATTATGTTTCGATTCTATATATTGAACCTGCATTATCTGGATCAATTGCCGTAGACTGAAACAATTTCCTATTTGTCTAGAAAATGTTTTTTGAATGGGTTTTGTTTTTGGTTTGGGTAAGAGATGTCGAATAATTTTTTCGGTAGTTCACGGGAGTGATTCCTGTATGATGCTTGAATGCTCTATTGAAAGATGATTTTGAATTGAAACCAACAGCATAGGCAATTGAAATTATAGTTCTCGATTGGTCTTCTAGGAGATATTTTTTTGCTTCTGAAACTCTATGATGATTGATATACTGAGTAAAAGTCATTTCCATTTTCTCGTTCAGAATCTGAGATAATTGGTGAACAGAAATATTGAGTTCAGATGCAAGACCTGCAATGTTAAGATCTTCATCTGAGAATGCTTTTTCTTCTTCCATGATTCGTTTAAGTGTTGATTGAATAAGATCGATATCTAGGGATTTGATTTTGGATTTTTCGTATCTAGCTTTCTTTATTTCCTTTTGCAATCCGTAGACAACTTCAGGAAATCGATTCGATAATAAAAAGAAAATGATTAGATTGAAAGGAAGAATTAGAGCACTCAGTTTTATCAAAAAAAAGTTCCCCATCATAAAACCAAGAAAACCAATTCCGATATCAATATAAATCAATGCTATCACTAAGACAAAAATCGACATCGAACGAAAACTGATATCGGCAGAATTTCTCAAAATTCGAACATTACTCACAAGTATATAACTAAGATAGATTATTAAGGAAATTTTAGGTCCGACAGTTGAGATCTGAATCATTCTTGAATAAAATGAAGCATCTCCGTTTTGGAGATTTTTGATAAAACTCAATTGAGATGTCGTATCCATAAAGGCATAAGGAGCTACGACTAACGCAACCAATATGGCAGGAATAAAATGTAAAAATTCAAATCGATTTAATTCAACCTCGAGAATTCCCTTTTTATAATATAGAAAAAAAAGGGGACCGATTAGATAGGTAAATGGCAAATGCAGTGAGAAAAAATATGGATAGATTAAATGAAGATTGGAAAAAAAATAAAATCCTGAGACCAGCCAAATCCCTGTCATCACATGAATCCAGCCCATAAAAATTGTTCTTGGCTTGGATGTAAAAATCTGAATTGCCCAAACAAATGAAAAAATGGAACCAAAGAATAACCAGGCTCCTTGGATCATTTGCAAAAAAGGTATTGAAATAAAATTATCCAAAATTCAATCGCTCAAGGCTTTCCTTGGTTTCAATTTTCTCAAGATAGGTAAATAAGAATAGTTAATTTTTCTTAGGTAAGAATAGAGAATTTTTCCTGAAATTGTTCATATAATTTCTTTTCTTTTTAAAGATAAATTCCATATTACCTTAGATGGCAATGTTTTACAAACTTCGAAAAATTCTTCCCTTACTGATTTTTATTATCTTGCCAATCCAGGGAATCAGGTCACAAGATTTCGAGCAACCAGACTCGATCATACCTTTTGAAATCAATCCTAATATTATAAATTCCTTAAATGCAACATCATCAGATAATCACTGGAGAATCAGCAGCAATCAAATTGATATCCAAAGAGAATCCAGTCCAAGCGAAGATGCAGAAACCGATTCAGAATCCAATCTAGAAGAAGAAAACGATACGGACTTAACCATTTGGCAAAAAGTCAATGTTCCTGAAGATTTAGTGAAGCAAGGATTGGTAGCTGATGGCAGAACTACTGTCTGGTATAAGGCAGAATTTAGACTGAGTCATAAAATCAGAAATTCACTTTCTATTCGATTGGGTGAAATCAATGACCGTGATCGCGTCTATCTAAACGGAGAGCTAATCGGAAGCTCTGGAGATTGGGATTCGATCAAACCTCAAGCATATGATAAACAAAGAGTTTATGATATTCCCATTCATACAATACGACAGAATGAAACCAATATTTTATTGATTGAAGTTAAGGGCTATTTCCAAAATGAAATGGGGATCTATAGAGATAGACTTGAAATCGGACCAACTCGTTCTCTAGTTCGAAGCTTCTATTTTGAAAACACTTTTCAGATTCTTATACTCATGGTTTACTTAACTGTTGGTGCTTATTTTCTTTTATTCTTCATTCGTCGTCGTAACGATCGTGAAAATCTTTATTTTTCAATCTTCATATTTTCACTTTTAGTATATTCTGTACTGCGAACTCAATGGAAGTATGAATTTGCGATCGATTTCCATTCATTAAAGAGAATTCAATATTCTGCTCTTTGGTTGTTATTCCCCACTTTCTATTATTTCCTTAGACATTATTTTAAATTAAAAGTCAATACGTGGCTCAAATGGTGGGATAGATTTGCAATCGTTACAAATATCATCAATCTAGTTTGTATTTTTTATATTTACACAATTGATTCAACCGAGACTTGGGATTATATAAACAACACAATCATACAACCAACTTGGCTTGTTTACACTTTTGGTTCGTTGATTTTACTTGGGATTGAAATTCGACATAGCAATCGAGATGCGATGCTCATGTTAGGAAGCTTTTTTGTTTTGATTGTTTGCACCGTTTTAGATGTTCTAAGTGCTAGGGCAATGATCAACTTGCCAACAAGTTCCACCGCAACATTTGGTTTCATACTATTCGTTCTCAGCATGGCGTTGATACTTGCGAATAGATTTGTTCGGCTTCATGACGAAACAGAAAAACTTAACGTAGATTTAACGAATTTCAATGAAGCATCATCGAGATTTGTGCCATTCGAATTTCTCAATCTATTAGAGAAAAAAAGTATTCTAGATGTTAAATTAGGTGATCAGATTCAGAAGGATTTGACTGTATTGTTTTCTGATATTCGTGCATTTACAAATCTTTCCGAGACGATGACTCCCCAAGAAAATTTCCAATTTATAAATTCTTATTTGGGTCGAATGGGTCCGATTATCCGAAACCACAATGGATTCATTGATAAATACATTGGCGATGCTGTGATGGCGCTTTTTTCAGTAAGTGTTGAAGATGCAATTGATGCGAGCATCGCCATGCAAATAAAAGTAAGAGAACACAACATTGAAAGGATACAAAGAGGACATCAAGCAATCCAAATTGGAATTGGAATTCACAAAGGAGGACTCATGCTCGGTACGATTGGTGAATCTCAAAGAATGGAAGGAACTGTAATTTCTGATACAGTAAATCTTGCGTCAAGACTAGAGAGCTTAACAAAAATGTATGGAGCATCAATCCTTGTGAGTGAAGTCAGCATCAATTCCATTGATCAACAAAGTAATCTTTCGAATTATAAAAATAGGTTCGTTGATAAAGTCCGTGTGAAGGGCAAAACACAAGCGATTGCGATTTACGAATTCTATGGAGGCGATAGTGAAGATACCATCGAATCAAAAGAAAAATCCAAGAATGATTTTGGGCAGGCACTAGATCTTTATTATTCTAAAAAATTCAAAGAATCGAGTGATTTTTTTGCAAGAATATACGAATCGAATGGAGATCTTCTTGCCAAAATATATACGCAAAGATCAGAATTGAATTTAGCAAATGGAGTAGATGTAAATTGGGATGGTATCACAACTTTTGATACTAAATAATTTTTTTCCAATCTTTATCTAATCCTGTAAAAATAGGGAAATTACAACCGTGTCAGAACAAAGCTATAGTTATTCAAAAACACATCGTTCGATAGAAATTTTTTCCATTATTTCTTTTATCTTAATTATTCTTGGACTTGGGTATCATCTAGTTCAAGGATACAATTCATTCCATTCTAAGTCTGAACTTTTTGGACTTATACTTACTTTGGTAATTATATTCTCTTATATTTCTGCTGATTTTATTTCAGGACTGGTTCATTTTCTTGGCGATAGTTTTGGAACAGAAGAAACGCCAATTGTTGGTGCATCTTTCATAAAACCATTTCGTGATCATCATACGGATCCAGAAGGAATCACAAGGCATGATTTTATTGAGACGAATGGAAACAATTGTATTGTATCACTGCCTGTATTGATCGCTGTATATTTTTATCTTCCATATAAAACGGACGTTTTGTCCTACTTGTTGGCTTGGTTTATTCTTGCGTTAATGCTCGGGATTTTTATGACAAATCAGATTCATAAGTGGGCACATCTAAAGAATCCAGGCGTGGTTATTAAGTTTCTGCAAGACAGAAGTTTCATACTCAACCCTGACCATCATAAGATACATCACACTGCACCATTTGATCGCTACTTCTGCATAACTTGCGGCTGGTTGAATCCTTTTTTATATCGCATTCGTTTCTTCGAATTCATTCTATTGCTTTTTAAGAAAAATAAAAAAGCATATTGAAGATATAAAAATAGTTTTCGAATAAATATTTTATCTTCAATTTTAATAAATCAAAAATCGAAATTGCATGAGGAAATTGGTTGAATAATTTCCTTGCCTAGAGGCTGCTACTTACATTCCATGGAAGAGATATCATCTAGGAGATATTTTTGAAAACACTTGCAAAAGCCTTCCTTTTAATCCTATTCATTTTATTTATTATCGTATCAACCCATTTTCTAATGTTGTATTTGGATGAACTCAGAGCAGACGAAAGAAAAACATATCTCGACATCAAAGCACGAGAAATTGTTCAATCAATGTCAACTCGAGAAAAAATTGGACAGATAATACATATTACCATTCCAGAAAAGACTCTAGACTCAACGGCAAGAAAAGAAATTTTATCTCTTCGTCCAGGTGGAATTATTTTATTCGGTAAGAATTTAGGATCATCCGAAGAAGTTACCGCTCTCAATCAATCTCTCCAGAATCTTGCCAAATCGGAAAAAATGCCTCCATTATTGATTTCCACTGATCAAGAAGGAGGAAGAGTATTTCGTGCGCGAGATGGAGTCGCACAGTATCCCGGAGCGATGGCAGTCGGACAGACAAACAACGCAGAGTTAGGTTATGAAGTTGGATTTGTTACATCCTATGATCTAAACCAAATAGGAATCAATTTCTTGCTAGCTCCATCTCTTGATATAAACAACAATCCGAATAATCCAGTGATCAATACCCGAAGTTTTGGGTCTGATATCGATCGGGTAAATCTTGTTGCAGGTGCCTATGAAAGAGGAGCAAGAAAAGGTGGCGCAATACCTGTTATCAAGCATTTTCCTGGCCATGGCGATACAGATGTTGATAGCCATCTTGGACTTCCCGTCATACGTAAAACACTAGCAGAGTTAGAAGAATTAGAACTCATACCTTTTCAGAATTCGATACATTCAGGTGCACCTGTTGTAATGACTGCTCATATTTTGTTTCCTAATATTGATGATAAATATCCAGCCACTTTATCGAAAAAAATACTAACAGATATTTTACGAGAACGATTGGGGTTTGATGGAGTGATTATTACTGATGCGATGGAGATGCATGCCATTTCGAAGAACTACGATAAGGATCGACCAGGTGTAAAGGCTCTGCTTGCCGGTGTTGATATTCTGCTTCTAACTTCATGGGGAGATACGGCAACTTCCCTTTTTAATTCAATTCTCGATGCAGATAGCAAAGGAGAATTCACGGTCGATGGAAAGGATAGACTTGAAGAAGCCGTTTACAGACAGATTCGATTGAAATTAGAGTATGGAATATACACTGATAACCATTTCACTCCTGAAATTGAAAATGAGAATCTCGCCAATTTTATGTTAGAGCAAAAAAAGAAAAGGGATGATGATTACAATCTGATCAAAAAAGATAAAGATCATGTCTTCAATCTTACAAAGAAAACGATTCGTTCTTATCCAAATCCATATCAAGCCGATCCAAATCTGACAGTTTCCAATACAAAGGCTTTTCTTACAATTGGAAAGAACCAATCTAATTGGAAGCAACGTCAAGGAAAGATTTTGCCAATGAAATCACTTTCGAGTGAATTGAAAAAATCAGAAAGTAAATTTATTTTACTAGATGCAGTGTCGGAATCTGAACTAAAAGTGATAGATACACTTGCATCCAATTATCCAGACAAACAATTTATTGTTCTGTTCCCAGCAAGCCCTTTTGTCGTTCTTCCCAAGCGAGATAATGTGAACATTTTGTTTTCTTTCTCACTCACTGATGAATCATACAAAGCTTTGATTGAATGTATTTTCTCACAAGAAATGATCCCTAAGATGGATTTGGTTCTCAAATAAAAGTCAAACCTGATATATAGAGTCTAATTGGTATGGGTTTCTTCTCAATTTTCAAAGACTTCTCGATTGGAGATCTAGGTGACTGGAATCCTCAAGACAGTCTTGTCAGAGAAGATTCCTACGATCCAAACACTCTTTTTCAAACCCTAATAGAAGATAAAGTATGGCAACTTATGGATTGGTCCGGTATCTTTGTTGCTCTAGAAAAGAAAGGCTATGCTGATGGGAAGCTGGTTCTAGAATTTTCTGAACCAACAAACCAAATCATACAAGTTTTCTGGAAGGAAGAAAATCTCATTACAATTCGTATGCATGTAAGAGAATTTGATTTCACAACCTATGGTAAAAAAATAAAAGAAAATGTATTATCAGTGGATTGGATACAAACTAGACATCCATGCAAAATAAAATCCGAGAATCAACTCTATCCCGGACAAGATGTTCCAGGTCTCGGCCTCTTTGAAGAAATTGTAAATTTTATTGGTTATATCACTTTATCTATTCGTGTAAAAGCAGCATGGAATCGTCCTGAATTCTTTCATGATGCAGTTCTCTTTCACAAAAAATTTCGCTTTCCAGATCCAAAAATGGAAGCCAAATACCGATGTCTAATTCGTGATCTTAAATATCTGGGAATGCTCGGACTTTCTACTGCCATTCATTCACATAAAATCAAAAACGGAAAAGGTGATATCTACAAATGGAATGCACCTGAGATGATCCATATCCAAGATACTGCCCTACAAGATTTGATTTTTAACCATCACTACCATGCGGAAGTAGAACGCTGTATGCGAAAATATCGCTTCTCTATTTAAACTTCAATGCATGAATTATTTAACGAATGAATTCATTCATTCATTCATTTTAATAAATGATCAATCTGTTGAATAGAATCATTCATCCCTTCAAAATCAGAATTCAATATTTCTTTTCTATCTAGAATATTCTTGATTATCATCTCAAAATTTCTAGCCCAATCTCCAATTTCCGGAAATCCAAAGGACGACCCTGATCCTGCAAGGTTGTGAATATGAGTATAGATCTCTTGCAAAAGATCTGCATTATGTGAATCAATATTTCTATATTCTAATATTTGATCATACAGCTTTCGGATTTCTGCCATTTTATCGGGCAATGCTTTCGCATAATCCTCTTTCATTTTTTGGAATTTAGCTAATGTTGACGGTTTCATTGCTTTATTATTTTTTGTTCCAAATTTCTTCAATCTCAGATGCAAGCTTCATAGGATCAAAAGGTTTCGTGATAACTGCTATGGCACCTAGATTTAAAAAATGTTGTATTTCATTTGATTGAACTTTTGCAGTGATAAAAATGACCGGAGTATTTGCGAATTCCTTTAGCGTTCGAATTCTTTCTAACGTCGTTGGTCCGTCCATTTCTGGCATCATCACATCCAATAGAATTAGATCAGGTACAAATTGTTCGATTGACTCCAAAGCTTCCTTTCCAGAAGAGCATACTTTCAATTCGTAACCACCTACATCTTCGAGAGCCATTGATCCGATCATTTGGATATCTAAATCATCTTCAACATATAAGATTTTTGTTAATTTTTCAACTGGCATAGTATTTAAGTATCCTTTCATGATATTGCAATGTATTTCACTTAGTTTCTATTGGTAGTTCAATTCTAAAAATTGAACCGCATTCTTCTCTTGGAATATAGCTCAGATTACCACCCATAGCATCAATCATAGTTTTGCTAATGCTAAGACCTAGCCCGGTTCCATCGGTTTTTCTTGTGTTGGATGCATCGATCTGCGAGAAACGTTGAAATAGTTTATTGCGAAAATTCTCAGGAATTCCAGAACCCTCATCGATCACTGAGATCAATAGTCGGCTCACCCTCTTCTCTAAGCGCAGAGTTACAGTACTTCCGGCTGGAGAGAATTTGCATGCATTGGATAATAGGTTTGTGATCACTTGATTGATCCGTTTTTCGTCGATAAATATATGAATATCTTCGGTTAATAGATTTTCGTATTGGATTTTCACATCGAATCTATTAGCATAAGGATTGATAGATTCTATATTTATAGAAAGTATTTCAGAAATCGATTTTGGCTCGCAATGAAAATCCATTCTACCTGATTCCAATTTTTCAAAATCCAAAATATCGTTTATCAAGGAAAGCAGCCGATCAGAGTTCTTTTTTGCGACGTTTATAAGGTTTTGAACTTTGGATGGCAATTCACCAGCAACTCCACCAATCAATAATCCTAAAGCACCGTTGATAGATGTTAGTGGAGTTCTGAGTTCATGACTGACTGTTGAGATAAATTCGGCTTTCATAATTTCAATTTTTCTCTGCTCGGTGATGTCCTTAGCTATTCCAAGATAGCCAGTTGATGTTCCTTCTGAGTCTCTAAGGCAAGAAATTGATAAATTAACAGGAATTCTATTTCCATTTTTGCATATATAACTCCAATTCCTTTCCTCAGCAAAACCCATTTCCGCTCTCAATGTGAAGGTTCGAAGACCAGGCTCAATATCTGTACCAAATTCTTTATTGAGTTGATCCGTTACCTGAGTGACTTCATTGATGTCATGAAAAAGCATTGGAGTCTGTAGCCCAACCATTTCTGATCTTTTATAACCTAACATTTTCTCTGCTCCACGATTGAAGTCTAATATGATTCCATCCAATCCGATTGTAATCAATGAATATTCAGTGCTATCGAATATTGCTGATTTTAGATCTAATAGTGAAGCAATCGCTCGAGAATTTTTTTCTTCTTCTACTATGGATTTTTTTAAAGTTTTTTGAATACGGCTCAACTCCTTTACCTTTTTTCGCAATTCCAATTGTGCCATTACTTGACGAGCGAGACCAAGCATTGAATCAATCTGATCCTTATTTATATTGTTTGGTTTGTGGTCGATCAAACAAAGTGAACCCAATGCATTGCCTTTGGGTGTAATCAAAGGAAATCCAGCATAAAATCTTACAAAAGGATCGCCCGTGACGATTGGATTGTCCGAGAAGCGCTCGTCTAACAATGAATTTGGTACGATCAATGGTTCGTTTGGCTTGAGAATGGAATGCGCACAAAATGAAACATCTCTCGATGTCTCGGTTGCATCTAAACCGTAATGCGATTTGAACCATTGACGATCCTTATCAACCAGTGATACCAGACATATTGGCATACCTGTTAGTTTAGTTGCAATTTCTGTAATATCATCGAACTCTTGTTCAGGTTTACTATCTAAGATATCATAATCCAATAGCTCCTGCAATCTTTCCGATTCGTTGCCTGGAATTTCTGGTATTTTCATAAATGTTTACACAATGCAATGAATTCCATCATTGATTTGACGATCTTTGTTGAATGAATTGAATCGCATCTTCTTCGATTATGAAGAGCTGTTTTTCTACATCCCGAACCATCGGAAGCAAAGCGCTATAATTTCTACCACCAATCATCACAGGAATTCTTGGCTCGATTATTTTTAGAAGAGTTTCTATCACTCGAATCTGATCCTTATCTATGAATGGGATACTTTTAAAATTCAGTATAATGGTATCTTGTTTGCTTTGGAGTTGAAATAATTTGGAATAGAAATTTTTGAATTGAGTGATTGAATGATCACGAAGATTG of Leptospira sp. GIMC2001 contains these proteins:
- a CDS encoding Hpt domain-containing protein produces the protein MKPSTLAKFQKMKEDYAKALPDKMAEIRKLYDQILEYRNIDSHNADLLQEIYTHIHNLAGSGSSFGFPEIGDWARNFEMIIKNILDRKEILNSDFEGMNDSIQQIDHLLK
- a CDS encoding adenylate/guanylate cyclase domain-containing protein, whose translation is MFYKLRKILPLLIFIILPIQGIRSQDFEQPDSIIPFEINPNIINSLNATSSDNHWRISSNQIDIQRESSPSEDAETDSESNLEEENDTDLTIWQKVNVPEDLVKQGLVADGRTTVWYKAEFRLSHKIRNSLSIRLGEINDRDRVYLNGELIGSSGDWDSIKPQAYDKQRVYDIPIHTIRQNETNILLIEVKGYFQNEMGIYRDRLEIGPTRSLVRSFYFENTFQILILMVYLTVGAYFLLFFIRRRNDRENLYFSIFIFSLLVYSVLRTQWKYEFAIDFHSLKRIQYSALWLLFPTFYYFLRHYFKLKVNTWLKWWDRFAIVTNIINLVCIFYIYTIDSTETWDYINNTIIQPTWLVYTFGSLILLGIEIRHSNRDAMLMLGSFFVLIVCTVLDVLSARAMINLPTSSTATFGFILFVLSMALILANRFVRLHDETEKLNVDLTNFNEASSRFVPFEFLNLLEKKSILDVKLGDQIQKDLTVLFSDIRAFTNLSETMTPQENFQFINSYLGRMGPIIRNHNGFIDKYIGDAVMALFSVSVEDAIDASIAMQIKVREHNIERIQRGHQAIQIGIGIHKGGLMLGTIGESQRMEGTVISDTVNLASRLESLTKMYGASILVSEVSINSIDQQSNLSNYKNRFVDKVRVKGKTQAIAIYEFYGGDSEDTIESKEKSKNDFGQALDLYYSKKFKESSDFFARIYESNGDLLAKIYTQRSELNLANGVDVNWDGITTFDTK
- a CDS encoding AraC family transcriptional regulator, whose amino-acid sequence is MDNFISIPFLQMIQGAWLFFGSIFSFVWAIQIFTSKPRTIFMGWIHVMTGIWLVSGFYFFSNLHLIYPYFFSLHLPFTYLIGPLFFLYYKKGILEVELNRFEFLHFIPAILVALVVAPYAFMDTTSQLSFIKNLQNGDASFYSRMIQISTVGPKISLIIYLSYILVSNVRILRNSADISFRSMSIFVLVIALIYIDIGIGFLGFMMGNFFLIKLSALILPFNLIIFFLLSNRFPEVVYGLQKEIKKARYEKSKIKSLDIDLIQSTLKRIMEEEKAFSDEDLNIAGLASELNISVHQLSQILNEKMEMTFTQYINHHRVSEAKKYLLEDQSRTIISIAYAVGFNSKSSFNRAFKHHTGITPVNYRKNYSTSLTQTKNKTHSKNIF
- a CDS encoding fatty acid desaturase CarF family protein gives rise to the protein MSEQSYSYSKTHRSIEIFSIISFILIILGLGYHLVQGYNSFHSKSELFGLILTLVIIFSYISADFISGLVHFLGDSFGTEETPIVGASFIKPFRDHHTDPEGITRHDFIETNGNNCIVSLPVLIAVYFYLPYKTDVLSYLLAWFILALMLGIFMTNQIHKWAHLKNPGVVIKFLQDRSFILNPDHHKIHHTAPFDRYFCITCGWLNPFLYRIRFFEFILLLFKKNKKAY
- a CDS encoding AMP-dependent synthetase/ligase codes for the protein MNNLAEMFYESKIKFGDKPAFATRNKNKEFEFTTYADLLEMAENLAISLIDLGVGAREHLAVFADNRFEWIVTDMAIQLIGAVDVPRGSDVTDGDIQYIIPHADIRVAFVENLAVLEKLQKNKKSIPNLEKIILMEKESKALLGVLNIYDLIEKGKILRSKLLPVVQERIKQCTPDDLFTLIYTSGTTGAPKGVMLTHGNILSQIQNLPFQIDSNERILSILPVWHIFERVFEMIAISSGCCTYYSNIRNLREDLNIVKPTFMASAPRLWESIYHGIIANLEKAPFIRKFLFQIAYATSKKYNSALRFVKGLELEINYRNPILSFFRGIYCSIIVLIAFFPNLILDAIVLSKIRSATGGSLRGSVSGGGALPYHIDEFFNNIGIPVLEGYGLTETCPVISVRSFEKLIIGTVGPIYKDTDIKIIDINNQEQIYPGANGMGRKGEVHVKGPQVMKGYYKNPEATAKVLKDGWFNTGDLGIMTFNNCIKIVGRSKETIVLMGGENVEPTPIENRLLESEYIDQCMLVGQDKKTLSALIVLNEKAFIELGNNLDELKSNPSVNRMLKASIKELISTENGFKSFEKIVDYRILPKPFEVGDELTAKLSIKRHVISEKYQSLIEDIYKS
- a CDS encoding glycoside hydrolase family 3 protein, with the translated sequence MKTLAKAFLLILFILFIIVSTHFLMLYLDELRADERKTYLDIKAREIVQSMSTREKIGQIIHITIPEKTLDSTARKEILSLRPGGIILFGKNLGSSEEVTALNQSLQNLAKSEKMPPLLISTDQEGGRVFRARDGVAQYPGAMAVGQTNNAELGYEVGFVTSYDLNQIGINFLLAPSLDINNNPNNPVINTRSFGSDIDRVNLVAGAYERGARKGGAIPVIKHFPGHGDTDVDSHLGLPVIRKTLAELEELELIPFQNSIHSGAPVVMTAHILFPNIDDKYPATLSKKILTDILRERLGFDGVIITDAMEMHAISKNYDKDRPGVKALLAGVDILLLTSWGDTATSLFNSILDADSKGEFTVDGKDRLEEAVYRQIRLKLEYGIYTDNHFTPEIENENLANFMLEQKKKRDDDYNLIKKDKDHVFNLTKKTIRSYPNPYQADPNLTVSNTKAFLTIGKNQSNWKQRQGKILPMKSLSSELKKSESKFILLDAVSESELKVIDTLASNYPDKQFIVLFPASPFVVLPKRDNVNILFSFSLTDESYKALIECIFSQEMIPKMDLVLK